The Citrifermentans bemidjiense Bem genome window below encodes:
- a CDS encoding class I adenylate-forming enzyme family protein, whose translation MEPAVHNLLENSARIRPDKVALVQGDLRITYRQANTRANRVAGWLIDEGVLPGERVVLLLKNGIEYLAGYYGILKAGAVAVPLNCDLRVDALRELLADLHAVAVICGSEGEQLLNGIDSDLFGIRLLLIKDASGSRTPRGARVFAWDEVVTDADLPDHGLATNASALAGIIYTSGSTGAPKGVMLSHRNIVSNTCSIIQYLGLNENDVQMVVLPFFYVMGKSLLNTHVAVGGTVVVNNAFAYSAPVIRQMAQEGVTGFSGVPSTYAYLLHRSPLAAFRDKLPALRYCTQAGGHMAREIKQRLMEVLPPHTRLYIMYGATEAAARLTYVEPEMLVEKIDSIGRAIPGVTVRVLDEKGEEVAEGEIGELVASGANIMLGYWRDEIATGRVLDANGYHTGDMGYRDGDGYLYVTGRKDHLLKVGGHRLDPQEIEDALMATGELLEVAVLGVDDHLLGKKLVAIAVSLQENPSDKVLLSRCLSRLPRHKIPSEIRFVAALPKYASGKIDRAACLEAPPLAGPCCSGRQGD comes from the coding sequence ATGGAGCCCGCGGTACACAACCTCTTGGAAAACAGCGCAAGAATTCGCCCCGACAAGGTCGCACTGGTGCAAGGGGACCTGCGCATAACCTACCGCCAGGCGAACACCCGTGCCAACCGGGTTGCCGGCTGGCTCATAGATGAAGGTGTACTTCCCGGCGAGCGAGTGGTGCTGCTGCTTAAAAACGGCATCGAGTACCTTGCGGGTTACTACGGGATTCTCAAGGCAGGGGCAGTCGCGGTGCCGCTCAACTGCGATCTGCGGGTTGATGCGCTTCGTGAGCTCCTGGCCGACCTGCACGCCGTAGCCGTGATCTGCGGCAGTGAAGGCGAACAACTCTTGAATGGGATCGACAGCGACCTCTTCGGGATTCGCCTCCTGCTGATCAAGGACGCGAGCGGCTCCCGTACACCCCGAGGCGCCAGGGTGTTTGCCTGGGACGAGGTAGTGACCGACGCCGATCTTCCCGATCACGGCCTAGCCACCAACGCCTCCGCCCTCGCCGGGATCATCTACACCTCCGGGTCGACCGGCGCCCCGAAAGGGGTCATGCTCTCCCACCGCAACATCGTGAGCAACACCTGCTCCATCATCCAGTACCTCGGGTTGAACGAGAACGACGTCCAGATGGTGGTGCTCCCCTTTTTCTACGTGATGGGGAAATCGCTTCTGAACACGCACGTGGCGGTGGGCGGAACCGTGGTCGTCAACAACGCGTTCGCCTACAGCGCGCCGGTGATAAGGCAGATGGCGCAGGAGGGAGTCACCGGCTTTTCGGGGGTCCCTTCCACCTACGCTTACCTGTTGCACCGGTCGCCATTGGCGGCTTTCCGGGACAAGCTTCCGGCGCTGCGCTACTGCACCCAGGCCGGAGGGCACATGGCGCGTGAGATCAAGCAGAGGCTTATGGAGGTGCTCCCGCCGCACACAAGGCTCTACATCATGTACGGCGCCACCGAGGCGGCTGCCCGGCTCACCTATGTCGAGCCGGAAATGCTTGTTGAGAAAATCGATTCCATCGGCAGGGCTATTCCAGGAGTAACCGTCCGGGTCCTGGACGAGAAGGGGGAAGAAGTCGCCGAGGGGGAGATCGGCGAACTGGTGGCCTCCGGGGCGAACATCATGCTGGGGTACTGGAGGGACGAGATTGCCACCGGGAGGGTTCTTGACGCCAACGGCTACCACACCGGCGACATGGGGTACCGCGACGGGGACGGCTACCTCTACGTGACCGGCAGAAAGGACCATCTGCTCAAGGTGGGAGGGCACCGCCTCGACCCCCAGGAGATTGAGGACGCGCTGATGGCGACGGGGGAGCTCCTTGAGGTGGCGGTACTGGGCGTGGACGACCACCTGTTGGGGAAAAAACTCGTGGCGATCGCGGTGTCGCTCCAGGAAAACCCAAGCGACAAGGTGCTCCTCTCCCGCTGTCTGTCCAGGCTCCCACGGCACAAGATCCCCTCCGAGATCAGGTTCGTCGCGGCGCTGCCCAAATACGCCAGCGGCAAGATTGACCGCGCCGCCTGTTTAGAGGCGCCACCCCTGGCCGGCCCATGTTGTAGCGGCCGCCAGGGAGACTGA
- the nadE gene encoding NAD(+) synthase produces the protein MNGGIFSKEVLRLDPEREVERICARVKELMLTQVKRRGLVVALSGGIDSSVTAALAVRAIGKERVIGLEMPERHSSGESQKLSGKLAAALGIETVLEEISAALEAVGCYRKYDEAVRMVVPGYGEGWKSKIVISNNMEHPGFTSFYLVAQDGAQGTTRVRLPFKPYLQIVAATNFKQRIRKMLEYYHADRLNFAVAGTPNRLEYDQGFFVKLGDGAADIKPIAHLYKSQVYQLAEYLGVPEEIRRRTPTTDTYSLAQGQDEFYFSLPYPEMDLCLFAKNNGVAPESVAAALGLTPEQVRLVFQDIEVKRSSTRYLHLPPLLVEAVDWQ, from the coding sequence ATGAATGGTGGGATATTTTCCAAAGAAGTGCTCCGCCTGGACCCGGAACGGGAAGTGGAGCGTATTTGCGCCAGGGTGAAAGAGCTGATGCTGACCCAGGTAAAGCGGCGCGGGTTGGTGGTGGCGCTTTCGGGAGGGATCGACAGCAGCGTTACTGCGGCCCTGGCAGTGCGGGCGATCGGTAAGGAGCGGGTGATCGGCCTCGAGATGCCCGAGCGGCACTCGTCCGGCGAGAGCCAGAAGCTAAGCGGCAAGCTGGCCGCCGCCCTCGGCATCGAGACGGTCCTGGAGGAGATCTCTGCAGCCCTGGAAGCGGTGGGGTGCTATCGCAAGTACGATGAGGCGGTCAGGATGGTCGTCCCCGGCTACGGGGAGGGGTGGAAGTCCAAGATCGTGATCTCCAACAACATGGAGCATCCCGGCTTCACCTCCTTTTACCTGGTGGCCCAGGACGGGGCCCAGGGCACCACCCGGGTCCGCCTCCCCTTCAAGCCCTACCTGCAGATCGTTGCCGCCACCAACTTCAAACAGCGCATCCGCAAGATGCTGGAGTACTACCACGCCGATCGGCTCAACTTCGCCGTGGCAGGCACCCCCAACCGACTGGAGTACGACCAGGGGTTTTTTGTGAAACTCGGGGACGGAGCGGCCGACATCAAGCCGATCGCGCACCTGTACAAGTCGCAGGTGTACCAGTTGGCCGAATACCTGGGGGTGCCTGAGGAGATCCGCCGCAGAACGCCCACCACGGACACCTATTCCCTGGCGCAAGGGCAGGACGAGTTCTACTTCTCGCTTCCCTACCCGGAGATGGATCTCTGCCTTTTCGCCAAAAACAATGGAGTCGCGCCAGAAAGCGTGGCGGCAGCCCTCGGGCTCACCCCAGAGCAGGTCCGGCTGGTATTCCAGGACATCGAAGTAAAAAGGAGCAGCACCCGGTACCTGCACCTGCCTCCCTTGCTGGTGGAGGCGGTCGACTGGCAGTGA